In the Pan paniscus chromosome 8, NHGRI_mPanPan1-v2.0_pri, whole genome shotgun sequence genome, one interval contains:
- the DDIT4 gene encoding DNA damage-inducible transcript 4 protein, with the protein MPSLWDRFSSSSTSSSPSSLPRTPTPDRPPRSAWGSAAREEGFDRSTSLESSDCESLDSSNSGFGPEEDTAYLDGVSLPDFELLSDPEDEHLCANLMQLLQESLAQARLGSRRPARLLMPSQLVSQVGKELLRLAYSEPCGLRGALLDVCVEQGKSCHSVGQLALDPSLVPTFQLTLVLRLDSRLWPKIQGLFSSANSPFLPGFSQSLTLSTGFRVIKKKLYSSEQLLIEEC; encoded by the exons ATGCCTAGCCTTTGGGACCGCTTCTCGTCGTCGTCCACCTCCTCTTCGCCCTCGTCCTTGCCCCGAACTCCCACCCCAGATCGGCCGCCGCGCTCAGCCTGGGGGTCGGCGGCCCGGGAGGAGGGGTTTGACCGCTCCACGAGCCTGGAGAGCTCGGACTGCGAGTCCCTGGACAGCAGCAACAGTGGCTTCGGGCCGGAGGAAG ACACGGCTTACCTGGATGGGGTGTCGTTGCCCGACTTCGAGCTGCTCAGTGACCCTGAGGATGAACACCTGTGTGCCAACCTGATGCAGCTGCTGCAGGAGAGCCTGGCCCAGGCGCGGCTGGGCTCTCGACGCCCTGCGCGCCTGCTGATGCCTAGCCAGTTGGTAAGCCAGGTGGGCAAAGaactactgcgcctggcctacagtGAGCCGTGCGGCCTGCGGGGGGCGCTGCTGGACGTCTGCGTGGAGCAGGGCAAGAGCTGCCACAGCGTGGGCCAGCTGGCACTCGACCCCAGCCTGGTGCCCACCTTCCAGCTGACCCTCGTGCTGCGCCTGGACTCACGACTCTGGCCCAAGATCCAGGGGCTGTTTAGCTCCGCcaactctcccttcctccctggcttcagccagtccctgaCGCTGAGCACTGGCTTCCGAGTCATCAAGAAGAAGCTGTACAGCTCGGAACAGCTGCTCATTGAGGAGTGTTGA